TGGCCGGTCGGATCGATGCCGCCGGCATCGGTGCTGATCTTGATCCACGGCTGCTTGAGCTGACGGCGGACGTTCTCCTCGCTCATCATGAAGAAGATCGTCGAGATGCGATGCCCCTCGGAGAGCAGTAGTGCCCGGACCGTGTCCGGCCATTCCTCGCCGCGGATTTCGGCGATCTCCGGCAGGCGCTTGCCAATGTACTGACGGTTCTCTTCCTTCACGAAGCCGACCGGCATGACGCCTTCGAGATTCTGCGAGCGCGACATCGACGGTGCCTCGCGCGGCGGGTCGATCATCTCGGCGCGCATGATCGCCCAGGTGTGCTCATCGGCGAGATTGTCGAAGAGCTTGCCGCCTTCGGACGCCCAGTTCGGGACGAGCGTCGTTAGTCCAGTGCCGCTGGCGACATACGGATACATGTCCGACGTGATGTCGATGCCCTCGGCGCGTGCCTCGTCGATCATTTCCATCGCGCGCGGCATCAGCTCCCAGGTCTGCTTACCGGATGCCTTCAGGTGATAGACCTCGACCGCGACGCCCGAGCGACGGCCGATCTCGATCGCCTCGGCCATACCTTCCAGCAGCAGGTCCGCCTCGGAGCGGATGTGCGTGATGTAGACACCGCCGTGGCTGGCGATGACCTTGCAGACCTCAACTAGCTCGTCAGTCGTGGCATACGAGCCCGGCGGGTAGATCAGCGCTGCCGCGATGCCGAATGCGCCATCCTTCATGCACTCGTCCATGACGCGGGTCATCGTCGCCAGCTCGTCGCTGGTCGCCTCGCGCATGTCCCAGCCCATGGCGTATTCGCGGATGGTCGCGCCGCCGACGAACGAGCCGATATTGACCGACGCGCCGCGCTGCTCGATCGCTTCCAGCCAGGCGCGGAAGTTCGTCCAGCTTTGCGCGCGCTTCTCCCACTCGCCGGTCGTTTCGGAGGCGACGATCGACGAGCGCAGCGGGCTGGCGATCCGTCCGCCAAATGGCGACGGCGTCCAGCCTTCGCCCATAATCTCGGTCGTCACGCCCTGGGTGATCTTCGAGAGCGAGCGCCCTTCGGCGAACAGCGGCATGATCGAGTGCGACTGAATATCGATGAAGCCGGGGCAGACGACGTGTCCGCTGGCGTCGATGATCTCTGCCGCGCTCGCTGGATCGATGTGTCCCGCTGGTGCGATCGCAGCTACTTTGTCACCGGCAATGGCGACATCGCCGTAGAACCACGGGTTCCCGGTTCCGTCAATGATCCTGCCGCCCCGGATGAGTACGTCATACGTCGATGCCACCAGACTCCCCTTCATTTACGCGATAGCCTCGCCGGGCATTATCGACGATGGGGAGGGTTTGGCAAATCCAGGAGGTGGCGCGGAGTACGCGGAATGTGCTCTACCGCCGGAGCACACCACGCAGCAGGAACAGCACGTTTGCCGGTCGTTCGGCCAGACGCCGCATCAGGTAGAAGTACCACTCTGAGCCATACGGCGTCGCCACCAGCACGCGCTGGCCGCGCCGGACGAGGTCCAGCTGGAGCTGGCTGCGGATGCCATAGAGCATCTGCAATTCGTACTGCTCGTTCGTTAACCCATGCTGCCCGGCGAAGGCGAGGACGTGGTCGATGATCCGCTCGTCGTGGGTGGCGATCGCGGTGAAGCTGTTGCCTGTCAGCATCCGTTCGGCAAGCTGGATGTAGGCCGCGTCGACGTCGGCTTTCTTCTGGTGCGCGATGGTCGCTGGTTCGAGGTAGGCACCCTTCACCAGCCGCAGGTTCGGCTTCAGCGGCAGCAGCGACTCCAGATCGGCCGGTGTACGGAATAGCGCCGATTGCAGGACGGTGCCGACATTCTCGTGGCCAGCCTCGCGCAGGCGACGGTAGATCCGGAGCGTCGGGTCGACCCGCGCGGATTCCTCCATGTCGATTCGAATGAAGTTGCCTGGCGTGGCGGCGTGCTCGACCAGCCGCTCGACGTTGGTGAAGGCAACGTCCTCACCGAGATCAAGACCGAGGTGCGTGAGCTTCAGTGCGATGTTCGTCTGCAGGCCTTCGGCGGCGATGCGATCGAGCACCGCCTCGTACTCCGCCACGACCGCCGCGACCTCGCGCTCATCACGCACGGCCTCGCCGAGCAGCGTCGTGTTGGTGCGCAAGCCCTGCTCGTTGAGCCGCCGCAGGACCGACACCGCCGCGTCGAAATCCTCGCCGGCCACGAATCGCGATCCACCCAACTGCATGCCGTAGCGTCGGACGACCCGGGCAATGAATCGGTTATGCGTCGCGACGAGGATGCCCTTGCGGAAGAGCGGGTTCACCAGTGATGACACGCGGGTAGACATCAAGGCGGTCGCATCCTTTCATTGTGGGCGGCTGCCGACGCGAACGACTGGCGTATCTGCACGGGCGTATGCAATACGCCCCAACACAGCATCCTTACGGATGCTCAGATACTGACGGTCGGGGCGGCGGGCGGAATGTAGAGACGCATCGCATACGTCCGTTTGTATCCGCCCATCCGTTGCCGATGACAGCAGTACCGGCGTCGCCCCTTACTGGCCTTACAGCAGCTCCCCAATCGACTTGGCCTCGACGAATGCCATCAGATAGTCCGGGCCGCCACCCTTCGTGTTGGTGCCGCTCAGCTTCATGCCGCCGAACGGGTGGACGCCCATCATCGCGCCGGTGGACTTGCGGTTCAGATAGAGGTTGCCGACCTCGAACTCCTCACGCGCCTTCTCCAGCGTTGCGCGGCTGCGCGCGTAGACTGAACCGGTCAGCCCGTACTCGGAATCGTTGGCAACCTGCAGCGCGTGGTCGAAGTCGCGTACCTTGACCAGCGCCAGCACCGGCCCGAAGACCTCCTCGCAGGCGATGCGCGAGTCCGGCGCGGCGTCGGCGATGATCGTTGGTTCGATGTAATAGCCGTCGTTGTCCAGCGCCTCGCCACCGAGGGCCAGGCGACCCTCCTGCTTGCCGACTTCGATGTACTTCAGGATCGACTCGTACTGGCGCTTGTCGACGACAGCACCCATCGTCGCGGTGCCCTCGACGCCGGGGCCGACCGAGACGGCTTCCTTCGTGCGGGCGACGATGCGCTCGACCATCTCGTCGTAGACATCCTGGTGGATCAGGGCGCGCGAGCAGGCCGAACACTTCTGGCCGCTGAAGCCGAATGCCGACGTGACGATTCCGGCCGTTGCCGCGTCGAGATCGGCGTCGGCGTCGACGATGATCGCGTCCTTGCCGCCCATCTCGGCGGTGACACGCTTGAGCCAGCGCTGGCCGGGCTGCACCTTGGCGGCGTTTTCGTAGATGCGCACGCCGACATCCTTCGAGCCGGTGAACGCGACGAAGCGCGTCTTCGGATGCTCGACCAGCGCGTCGCCGATGTCCGCGCCACTGCCGGGCAGGAAGTTGATGACACCGGCTGGTACGCCGGCCTCCTCCATGGCTTCGACCATCTTGTAGCCGGTGACCGGCGTGTTGCTGGCCGGCTTGAGGATGACGGTGTTGCCGGCCGCAACCGGGGCCATTGTCATGCCGGTCAGGATCGCGCAGGGGAAGTTCCAGGGCGGGATGATGACGCCGACGCCGAGCGGAACGTAGACCATCTCGGTCGCTTCCTCGGCCAGATGAGCGAGCGGCACCGGCTGAGCGAGCTCGAACGCCTTGCGCCCGTACCATTCCAGGAAGTCGATCGCCTCGCAGACTTCGCCCTCGGCCTCGTCCCACGGCTTGTCCAGCTCGTAGACCATCCAGGCTGCCAGCTCCAGCTTGCGGCGGCGCAGGATCGCAGCCAGCTTGAACAGCGTGCTGGCGCGGCCGGTTGCCGACATCTTCTTCCACGAGTTGAACGCGCAGGTCGCCGCCTCGATGGCGTCTTCAACATCCTCGGGCCGCGCCTTGGCGACCTCGCCGACGACCTGGCTGGGTGCGCCCGGATTCGTCGAGGTGATCCACTCGCCTGTCTCGCGACGCTCACCACCGATGATCAGCGGGTAGCGTTGCCCGAGTTGGCTCTTGACCTCATCCAGCGCTGCGTTCATCGCCGCGCGATTCTCTTCGATCGAGAAGTCGGTATAGGGCTCGTTATGATATGGAGCTCTGAGTGCCATGATCCTGCACGTTCCTTTCTCGCCGCAGCCCGCGTTTCGGCTGCCCGGGCGTGTATCTCTAAGCCTACGCTCCCGCGCCTGATGGCGCGATAGCATCGAAGCTATCCGTCGCTTGGCGGAGGTCCAACTCGAACGACCGAGCGAGCGATGTCGGCGCTGGGGAGGTTGGAGAGGCGGGCAAGCTGGGTGAGGCCCTCGACGCCCTCGGCTGAAAGCGTCCATTCCTGATCGGCCAGCACCTCGACCAGCAGGTCGCGGTCGATGCCATGATCGCGCGAGAGGTTGCGGCGCAGTTCACGGCCGCGCTCGACGCCGATCTCCAATGCTTGTCCGAGCCGGTCCAGCGTCGCCGACACAGACGCCGGGTCGCGGGTGAGGAGCGCGCGGCGAGCCAGGCAGAGGTGGCTGACAAACGGCGTGTTCGTCATCAGGAACCAGGCTCGCCCGAGATCCTCCTGGTAGATGTTGTCGTCGTCGATCGCGATGAGTCCGGTTGGGCCGTCGCTGACGATCGCGTGCAGGTCGTCGACCTGCGCCGGTTCTTCGGTCCACTCCGAAACGGCGATGCCATAGAACGTGCGCAACGTCGCCAGGGCGACGGCGCGTCCGGCCAGCGCGACACCAGTGACCGAGACGCTGACATTATCGACGTCGTCCGGGCGGGTGTGGGTGGCGAGCGTGAGCATCGAGGCGCGGCGCGCGGCGACGGCGTAGTCGGCGACGATCGCCCAGCCGTCGAGCATCGTCAACCCTGCGAGACTGTCGATTAGCACGATGTCGGCATCCGATGCGCGGGTGGATGTCATGCCTTCGACGAGATCGACGTTGGTGGCATCTGCCCAGCCCGCCGCGAACGGGTAGGCTAGCCTGGCTGTTTCCAGACGATGATCGATCGCGATGCGTAGCGTCACGCGCCCTCCCTCGTGCCCTCTGTCTGTTGCGTGGAAGTGTACGCGGCGCGTTGGTTCTCGTCGTCAGGCCGCAGGTTTGTGGGCGATTGCGACCATCTGCGAGCCGCGATGCAGCTTGCGGATGGCGATTGACGCCGGCAGGGCTGCGAGGAAGATCGGGACGATCCCGGCTGGCTTGCTGACGGCCGGTACCAGCGTCCGATTCACGATCTTCCGCACACCCTTGTCGCCGTCGCCTTCGTGCAGCCAGAGGTCGATGCTGCCGAGCGCGCAGGCGACCTCGTTGTGCATCGCGCCGAGCCGACCGCGCTGGCTGATGACCTGCGGCTCGACGAATCCGGCCGAGCGTAGCGCCTGCCGCATGTGACGTGGCGAGAATACGGAGTAGTGCCGCGGAAAGTCGTGACCGATCCAGTAGGTGCCGAACATGCGCGACTGGAACGAGCTGCCGTTTGGTACCGACAGAACGATCGCGCCGCCCGGCCTGAGCAGGTCGTGGATGTGGCGCAGTGTATCGAGCGGTTGCGGCGTGTGCTCCAGCACCTCCCACATCGTCACCGCATCGAAGGACGCTGGCGCAAACGGAGCTTCCTCGACAAAGCCGTTGAATACGTCGATCCCGTGGCGCTCGGCAGCGTAGGCTGCCGCACCGGCGTCCGGCTCGACGCCGCTTGGTTGCCAGCCATGTGACTGCATCGTCGCCAGGAAATCGCCGACGGAACAGCCGATATCCAGGATGTCGCGGCCGTCACTGACAGCGGTCGTGACCGCCTCGCAGCGCTTGCTCATCTCGTACATGCCGATGGATTTGACATAGTCCGATTGATCGAAGAATGAGTTATAGAAGGGATACGTTTCTGGATAGTGGCGCTTGATCTCCTCGGCATCGGGACGTGGAGAGAGGAAGAGGAACCCGCAGTGGGCGCATTCGGAGAGCGTGTATTCGCCTTCGACGCCACACATCCGGTCCCAACCCCGTACGCGGGGCGTACTCTTATCGTGCCTGCACAACAGGCAACGTACGGTCTCCAATGCTGCGTTCCCTTCTGTGGCAGGTGGCCCTGCCGCGGTCATCCGCCGGTGACATCGGCGGAGAGCAATGGCCCACGAAATGTGACGTGGGCGGGGAGCCTCGGCGGCTCCAGCAGTGAGAGTTCCCAGCGCTCTGGTTGTGCCTCGCTGAATCCGCTGCGCCGCAAATAGTCGAGCACCATCGCGTTGCGCTTGCCCTCAACATATGGCGCAACGAGGCGGGTTGCGCCCTGCGATGCGGCGAGGTCGGCGATGCCGGCCAGAAACGCATCCTCGACGCCGCGCCCGAGCGCCCGGCAGCTCATCAGAAGTGTGTCGATCTCGGCTGCACCAGTACCGTCCGGCGCGCAGACGAAGACAACGCCAACCAGCCCGTAGTCGCCGAAGCGGTCGGCGGCGTTTAGCACCAGCACCGTTGCGCCCTGCGCGAAGGTCCGCACTTCCTCAACGGTCCGGCGCTTGAGGGAGAGGTTGAACTGGTTGGTACGCTGGGTGAGTTGCGCGACGCGCGCCCATTCCTGATCGTTCGGGCGGTGTAGATCGACGTGCAGATCGAGGCTGGCGAGGAAGTCTTCGAGGCTGGCGGACCTGGTCGACTCGCGCCGCCGTCGGCCTTCGTCCTGCATCATGCGAGTCCGGGCGGCATCGACCGCCGTGGCTTGCGCGCCGTCGAAGATCCAGAGCCGCGCCAGCGTGTCGGCGTAGGCAGTCGGCTGCGTTGGCATCGGCACGACGTGCACATCCGGCACTCGCGTCGCCACTTCCAGCCGCACAGCCGGATCGTCATCGAGGAAGACGAACGCATCAAGGCCGAGGTTCATCTCATCAGCCAGCGCGCGCAGGTTCTCCGACTTGTGGTTCCAGTTCACGCTCCAGGTCGCGATGTCGTCGGGTCGCAGGATCATGCCCGGGTGGCGCTCGAAGACCTCCAGCACGTCCACTTCCTCGTTGCGGCTGACGACTGCGAGCAGCACGCCACGCTCCTTCAGACGCTTGAGCTGCATCTGGAAAAGCTGGAAGGCACGGCCAGGGCCGTCCGGCCCGATCTCGATGCCGTCCATGCCGACCTCGCCGACAACGCCACCCCAGAGCGTGTTGTCGCAATCGATGGCGATAGCCTTGGCCGGTGCGCGGCGGCGACCGCGAATCTGGCGGGCCAGCGCGATGCCCAACTCCTGATAGGCTCGAGGCGAATATGGCGCGCGCGAGAGCATCTCACCGGCGTCGTCACGGGCACGCTCGATGCCGATCTCTTCGATGACCGTTGCGAAGTCGAACAGCGTCACGCCGTCAATATCGGACATCTTTCGGAGCCACGAGCGGCGGATTGATTCTGCGGTGGCGCGGTCGACCGGCGCAGCGGAAGAAACGAGTGGCGGCAGCGTGCCGATCAGCAGTTCGCCAGCCATCGGGGCGACAGAGACGAAGTGCTGAAGCGCATCGGCGATCTGCTCGATGCGCGTCTGGGTGGCGGCGTTTGATCCGGCCCAGAGGTCTTCCGGACGCGATAGCACCACCTTGACCCCGGCGCGGTTCTGCGCGAACGGTCCGTGCTCGTCGAGCAACGTCTGAATGATCTGGTCGTAGTCGGCGAAGGAGCAGGGCAGGTCGAAGCCGAACGCCGCGCCCCAAAGGCGCATCGAGGACGCGAGCGGTTGGGCAGTGAACGACGCGGCGATCGTCACCGGCACGACCTGGCGATCGTCTGACGAAGTCGGCGGCTGGGCCGCTAGCGCGCGCGTTGCCTCCTGATGGTCCATCAGCGGGAGCATGGCGATGTCGCCCGGCAGCAACGATTCCACGGAGGGAGCAGCACGATCCGATGATCCGTGCGACGCTGCGACTGTGGAGGCTGGCAGCGCTGCCAGACGACCGTGGATGGCATCGTCGACATCTCGCAGTGTCTTGATCCGATAGATCCCGTCTTCGGCAACCGAAACGCCGTAGCGGTCGAAGATCGCAGCGGCGATGGCGAGTTGGCCAAGCGAATCCCAGGTGGAGCAGGTGTCGCTGCTCAGGTCGTCTGGCGCGTCGTCCGGGCGAATGCCGAGCGCGGTCAGCACAAGCTGGCGCAAGTCGGCGTCCGATTCGGTTGGACCGTCGCTTGCGGCAGCGCTCGCTGCCGCAGGCCGTGATGTCACGTCTGTGTTGTCGACGAACTCGTCGCGGGTACGACGGTACTGCGCCGGGTTTCCGCCCCAGACCTGCCCA
This is a stretch of genomic DNA from Thermomicrobiales bacterium. It encodes these proteins:
- a CDS encoding proline dehydrogenase family protein; its protein translation is MSTRVSSLVNPLFRKGILVATHNRFIARVVRRYGMQLGGSRFVAGEDFDAAVSVLRRLNEQGLRTNTTLLGEAVRDEREVAAVVAEYEAVLDRIAAEGLQTNIALKLTHLGLDLGEDVAFTNVERLVEHAATPGNFIRIDMEESARVDPTLRIYRRLREAGHENVGTVLQSALFRTPADLESLLPLKPNLRLVKGAYLEPATIAHQKKADVDAAYIQLAERMLTGNSFTAIATHDERIIDHVLAFAGQHGLTNEQYELQMLYGIRSQLQLDLVRRGQRVLVATPYGSEWYFYLMRRLAERPANVLFLLRGVLRR
- a CDS encoding D-aminoacylase, with the translated sequence MASTYDVLIRGGRIIDGTGNPWFYGDVAIAGDKVAAIAPAGHIDPASAAEIIDASGHVVCPGFIDIQSHSIMPLFAEGRSLSKITQGVTTEIMGEGWTPSPFGGRIASPLRSSIVASETTGEWEKRAQSWTNFRAWLEAIEQRGASVNIGSFVGGATIREYAMGWDMREATSDELATMTRVMDECMKDGAFGIAAALIYPPGSYATTDELVEVCKVIASHGGVYITHIRSEADLLLEGMAEAIEIGRRSGVAVEVYHLKASGKQTWELMPRAMEMIDEARAEGIDITSDMYPYVASGTGLTTLVPNWASEGGKLFDNLADEHTWAIMRAEMIDPPREAPSMSRSQNLEGVMPVGFVKEENRQYIGKRLPEIAEIRGEEWPDTVRALLLSEGHRISTIFFMMSEENVRRQLKQPWIKISTDAGGIDPTGQTNPTHPRAYGTYTRVLGHYVRDEGVITLEDAIRKMTSSVADRLCLRDRGLLREGMADAVVRPGDSSTTRPSHSTCITNWHP
- the pruA gene encoding L-glutamate gamma-semialdehyde dehydrogenase; translation: MALRAPYHNEPYTDFSIEENRAAMNAALDEVKSQLGQRYPLIIGGERRETGEWITSTNPGAPSQVVGEVAKARPEDVEDAIEAATCAFNSWKKMSATGRASTLFKLAAILRRRKLELAAWMVYELDKPWDEAEGEVCEAIDFLEWYGRKAFELAQPVPLAHLAEEATEMVYVPLGVGVIIPPWNFPCAILTGMTMAPVAAGNTVILKPASNTPVTGYKMVEAMEEAGVPAGVINFLPGSGADIGDALVEHPKTRFVAFTGSKDVGVRIYENAAKVQPGQRWLKRVTAEMGGKDAIIVDADADLDAATAGIVTSAFGFSGQKCSACSRALIHQDVYDEMVERIVARTKEAVSVGPGVEGTATMGAVVDKRQYESILKYIEVGKQEGRLALGGEALDNDGYYIEPTIIADAAPDSRIACEEVFGPVLALVKVRDFDHALQVANDSEYGLTGSVYARSRATLEKAREEFEVGNLYLNRKSTGAMMGVHPFGGMKLSGTNTKGGGPDYLMAFVEAKSIGELL
- a CDS encoding class I SAM-dependent methyltransferase produces the protein MCGVEGEYTLSECAHCGFLFLSPRPDAEEIKRHYPETYPFYNSFFDQSDYVKSIGMYEMSKRCEAVTTAVSDGRDILDIGCSVGDFLATMQSHGWQPSGVEPDAGAAAYAAERHGIDVFNGFVEEAPFAPASFDAVTMWEVLEHTPQPLDTLRHIHDLLRPGGAIVLSVPNGSSFQSRMFGTYWIGHDFPRHYSVFSPRHMRQALRSAGFVEPQVISQRGRLGAMHNEVACALGSIDLWLHEGDGDKGVRKIVNRTLVPAVSKPAGIVPIFLAALPASIAIRKLHRGSQMVAIAHKPAA
- a CDS encoding HAD-IIIC family phosphatase, whose protein sequence is MRLRRSGMSVAAIVTDLATVSFLIAPMIVAAAIVVGLVALLDRIIPWSSYLTIILSPALYVIWLTIFLLISSAIIGSVGRRYPKPRFRAIAPNTPVRQAMKEDINVLTAIICYRRAAIVVNLPLVQLLGAIPLFSTLILRSYAPSTSIGHGSTVWGRIYDPDLTEIGEQVVIGGGASLVSHSLSMRTDGGLVYLSAPIRIGDRATVGGEARVGLGCVIEHDAIVEPGAVVAAMTHIPAGQVWGGNPAQYRRTRDEFVDNTDVTSRPAAASAAASDGPTESDADLRQLVLTALGIRPDDAPDDLSSDTCSTWDSLGQLAIAAAIFDRYGVSVAEDGIYRIKTLRDVDDAIHGRLAALPASTVAASHGSSDRAAPSVESLLPGDIAMLPLMDHQEATRALAAQPPTSSDDRQVVPVTIAASFTAQPLASSMRLWGAAFGFDLPCSFADYDQIIQTLLDEHGPFAQNRAGVKVVLSRPEDLWAGSNAATQTRIEQIADALQHFVSVAPMAGELLIGTLPPLVSSAAPVDRATAESIRRSWLRKMSDIDGVTLFDFATVIEEIGIERARDDAGEMLSRAPYSPRAYQELGIALARQIRGRRRAPAKAIAIDCDNTLWGGVVGEVGMDGIEIGPDGPGRAFQLFQMQLKRLKERGVLLAVVSRNEEVDVLEVFERHPGMILRPDDIATWSVNWNHKSENLRALADEMNLGLDAFVFLDDDPAVRLEVATRVPDVHVVPMPTQPTAYADTLARLWIFDGAQATAVDAARTRMMQDEGRRRRESTRSASLEDFLASLDLHVDLHRPNDQEWARVAQLTQRTNQFNLSLKRRTVEEVRTFAQGATVLVLNAADRFGDYGLVGVVFVCAPDGTGAAEIDTLLMSCRALGRGVEDAFLAGIADLAASQGATRLVAPYVEGKRNAMVLDYLRRSGFSEAQPERWELSLLEPPRLPAHVTFRGPLLSADVTGG